In Paenibacillus segetis, the genomic window AGAGACTGCGGGATTCCGCAGCGCCGAAGGGTTCACAATCTCAGGCAAAAGGACAGAAGAGTACTGAATTTGTATTTATCATGCTAATCGTTATTAGCGGGATAAATATTATTTCATATTCTTATGAACCAAAGAGATTGGATGACATCCGATCTCTTTTTTTTGTACCAATTTATCGTATTCATTAAGGGGGAACAGGTATGGCACAACAAGAATTAAAGCGGGAATTAGAAAATCGGCATGTTCAACTCATTGCAATTGGTGGAACCATTGGTACTGGACTATTTTTAGGTTCCGGTAAAGCAATACAACTAGCAGGGCCCTCTATCATTTTTGCTTACCTAATCGTCGGGATCGCCATTTTCTTTGTAATGAGGGCGTTAGGAGAACTCCTGTTGTCTAAAGCAGGGTATCAATCTTTTACAGATATTGCTGAAGATTATCTTGGACCACGAGCAGCGTTTGTCACTGGCTGGACCTATTGGTTCTGTTGGATTATGACGGCTATGGCTGATATTATTGCTGTCGGGATATATGTACAATATTGGTTCGATATTCCGCAATGGATACCTGAAGTTCTCTGCTTAGTCATTTTATTAGGACTCAATCTGTTAACTGTCAAAAATTTTGGGGAATTGGAGTTTTGGTTTGCCTTAATTAAGGTGGTCACTATTCTCGCATTAATTGCCATTGGGATTATTTTATTGGTGATAGGATTCAAAACAGATGCAGGAACGGTAACGGTCAAGAATATTTGGGGCCATGGAGGAATGTTTCCAAACGGGATAACAGGTTTCTTACTTTCGTTCCAAATGGTTGTGTTTGCATTTGTCGGTGTGGAATTAGTAGGTGTGTCTGCAGCAGAGACATCGGATCCAGAGAAGAATATCCCATCGGCCATTAATAAAATTCCTTTACGAATTCTATTCTTCTACGTTGGAGCAATTATTGCTCTATTATGCATTAACCCTTGGACGGAGCTAAGTCCGGCAGAAAGTCCTTTTGTTAAAACTTTTGCTTTAGTGGGGATTCCGATCGCCGCGGGCATTATTAACTTTGTCGTATTAACTTCAGCTGCTTCTGCTTGTAACAGCGGAATGTTCTCAACAAGTCGAATTCTATATAACTTAGGTAAGAATGACCAGGCTCCGTCCCAATTTGCAAAATTGAATAAAAATCATGTACCAAGAAACGGGTTGTTGATCTCCACACTTGTCCTATCTGTGGGAGCTCTTTTGAGTAAGTTTATTCCGGAACAAGCTTTTGGGATCGTGACAACGATTAGTGCCATTTGCTTTATTTGGGTGTGGGGTGTGGTTCTCATTTGCCATATAAAATATAAGAAAACTCAGCCGCAATTACATGAAAAATCAAAATTTAAAGCACCATTTACTCCATTTATTAATTATGTTGTCCTAGCTTTGTTTGCTATCATCCTCATTATTATGCTGTTTGCTGAAGAGACACGTCCGGCCTTATTGTTAACGCCCCTATGGTTTATTCTATTATTTGTTTTGCATTATTCCAATAGAAGGAAGAGAGGCAACTAACAAGATCGGTAAGCTCTATTGTTCTAGATAACGTGACAAGACCCTCCTCGAAAAAGGATCGAGGAGGTTTTTTTTGTATTCAGGATCTATTAAAATTTAATAGAGTTTTATATTTAATTTTCTGTTAAAATATTACTATTAAATTATTAATAATTTAAAATTATAGTTTGGAAAGGTGGTTAATTATGAACAAAAAGATTTGGATTTTGTTTACGGCGCTGACGGTTGGTTTGACGTCCGCAGTAACCATTGGCAGCGGTGTGAGTGAAGCGCAGACATCGGCCGATTTTACCGATTTAAAGGATTTGGATGCAGCTACAAAGGCAAAGTTTGATGCCATGATTTCAGCAGGTATTTTCAATGGAGTCTCTGATACTAGTTTTGGGCTGAAAGATGAAATGAATCGAGCCCAATTCGCGAAGGTAGCAGCGCTTATTGCTGGTCTGAATGTCAACCCTAATCTAACTACATCGTCTTTCAGTGACGTAACGTCAGATGATCCCGCTAACGGTTATGCACTGCCTTATATCGAAGCGCTTAAGACAGCGGGAATTACGGACGGCGTAGGCTCCGGGAGTTTCAACCCAGCTGGAAGCGTAACGAAGGAGCAATTAGCTACATTTCTAGTTCGGGTTTTAGGCCAGAGTGCAGGGGTACCGTCGGCTCCAAGTGTTAGCGATAATACTGTCTCTGATTGGGCGAAGGGTTACGTCCAATTGGCACTTGAGCTAAAGTTGCTAAATAATTCTTCGGACGGTACTTTCGGCGGTAAAGAAGAAGCGACCCGTCAATTACTAGCTACCGGAGCCTTCGAAAGCGCCAAAACGTTAGAAGCGACCAGACCTCTTGAAGTTTCCGGAGCGGACTTCAAAGCGGGGAACAAGTTGGAACTAACTCTGTCGGTAGGAATCGATGGGAGTTCCATTGATCTATCCAAAATTACCATTAACGGTGTGCCGCTTGATCCGAAGTTAGACAGTTACATGCTGTCCGAGGACAAGAAGACGATCATAATCACGTTACATCAAGGTTTTAAACTCGATTCATCAAAAGCACCGACTATTGTAGCAGATGGTTTAAAGTCATTATTCGGTAACGCGGTTAAAAATGAGGAGAATAAATCCATACCGGTTAAGATAACTGAACCTCCGGTGACACCGCCAGTGGTTACATCTGCGCCTTCAACATCTACGCCTTCGACATCAACACCATCGACACCAACACCATCGACGCCAACACCGACACCAACGCCAACGCCAACACCAACACCAACACCAACACCAACACCAACACCAACACCAACACCAACACCGACACCGACACCGACACCGACACCGACACCGACACCAACCACAGCGCCTACGATTACTTTTAACGCAGGGGAGACAAAAAGATGGAATGGAGAAGATAGCGACACGATCCATGTAAGTGTGAATCCAGGTGGATTCGATACGTTATATTACATGCTTACCGAGGAACTTTCAGATTCCCCAAGCGTCGAAGAGATAAAGTCAAATAAACAAGCTGATAGAGATATCCATATCGACAAGGACATAGTTCCCAGCAAAGCTTATTATCTCTACATAGTTGCTACTCAGGGAAATTTGGATAGTCAAGTTACCAAGTTAACCTTTTATCGTACGGATCCCATCATCGAAGATTTTACGAGCATAGGCACACCTATCGAGAACTCCGGTTCAATTACGGTCTCACCGGATTATAGCGGAAGTGAGTATGACTTCTACTACTTAACGACGGATCAGTTTGCAGAGGCTCCTTCTGCTGATTATATTATTAATCAGGGCAAGCTCGGAACGAATAATTTGGAAGACGGTACAGTAAATATTGAAGGTTCGTTTACCGCGAGTACTCGACTCTATTCGGTCATTGTGGCGCATGACCCAACATTGCAGGGAAATATCCGTTCGAACGTAGTTGTCTATATTATTCTTGTCTCTGAATAGCGAATTAGACCGCAGGTAACCTGCGGTCTTTTTGCGTTCAAAAGTTAATTTAACCATCAATCGAGTTCATGCAGCGTAACTTCACTGCGAATAAGGAACCTGGCATTGGGACCGGCCTGACCAATCCCTTTCGAGATATAGAACTGGCCATGGGTGCCTGTATGCATTCCCTTGATAATACCGTCTGCCGCGAGCCTGCCTTTATCTATGAATGGGAACAAAAAAGGCACGTTAAACTGCATACCATGAATATGACCTGCCATCAAATACGTATATTTTCGGTTCATAGATAGAACAAGATTGGGGTTATGAGTGAGGACTAGGATCGGTTTGCTTGGATCGACGTTTGCGAATGCTTGATCAACCTTGCTTTTGTTGCTACCAAAGTCATCGATGCCAACAATTTGAAAGTTATCAACTGATATAGACTGATTAATAAGGACTTGTATACCCATGCTTTCAAGAATGTGGATCAGCTGATGGAAAGCAGTAGATTTTAGGCGATGATCATGATTGCCCAGTACAGCAACAACAGGAATGCCGGGCTTTACAATCGCATGAGCATAACGTTGCACCTTGGATAAATATCGGGATTTTTGCGTGAAGTCCCCGGTGAGAACGACATAATCAGGGGCTTCATTTATAATCACACGGGTTAATCTACTGGGACTGATTCGGAGTTTCTCCACATGTAGGTCACTAATCTGCAGAACTCGGGCTCCAATCCCACAAGAGTAGCGGACTCGTTCCACTTTAAGCCATTGGGTCGGGAAGATCAAAAAGAAATAGATGACCGCAGCGATAAACAGAATAATTAACAAGATCATGGAGTAAGTCCTTCCTTTATGTAAAAGTGGAGATAACAATGCTACTTTCTATAATACCCGTCTATATTAATAATACAAAATAACTTTGCCGTGGTAGACTGAGCAGAATCAATCTGGAAGCACTGCAAGTGCTGGATTATCGCAGGTACAACGATAACTGACTTTTGTAAAATAGAACTTATCATTTCAGGAGGCACGAGCGTACATAGATCATGAAGATGAATGCTATAAGATCAACTCCGCAAGGCGATGAATTCCCTGCTCAATCGTTGCTTCATCCACTTTTGCAAATCCCAGCACCCATCCCTTTCTTTTGCTTTCCAAACAATAGGGTCCAAGAGGGTATACACGTATTCCCTGCTGTAGAGCTAACTTTGTCACTGCTTCTTCGTCGTATGAATCTTCTGCTTCAAGTAACATATGCAATCCCGTTTCTACTCCGCTTAGCGTGAAACGCTCTCCTAAACCGCTAACCATAATAGCCTTTGTCATGGCTTCGTGTCTTCGTCGGTACACATTTCTGACTCTTCGCATATGTCGCATAAAATGCCCATTCTTAATGAAGTGGGTTAGCGTTAGTTGATCCATAATAGGAAGATGGCGGTAAGTAAGCTCCTGTACTTTGGCAATTTGGGCAATGGCCTCGACGGATCCAACGATAGCCGAAATGCGAATGCCTGGAGCAATCATTTTAGAAAAACTCATGAGATACAAAGTATTATTGGATGCCTGACTAAACAACGTTGGAAGTGGCTCTCCACGATATCGAAATTCACTATCATAATCGTCTTCAATGATCCAAAATCGTTCTTGAGCCGCCCTATGTAACAATTGTTGCCTGCGCGGCTCGGTCATAACTACCCCAACCGCACACTGATGTGAAGGAGTCGTAAAGACCAGTTTGGACTGTGGGTGAATATGCTCAACAACTAGACCATACTCATCAACGGGAACAGGCACCACATTCATACGTCGATATTTCATCGCCATCCAGGCAGCTGGAAAACCGGGATCTTCTACTGAGACGGTGTCCCCCTCAGCTAAGAGTGATTGTGCGATTAAGTCAATACTGTGCTGAGCTCCTGAGGTTAATAGAATCTGATTGGTTTTGATATGAATGCCTCGTTCAAGTGATAAATAACGCTGTATTTGCTCACGTAATGGTGTGAAACCATAGGGGTCGCCGTACGCCCAGCTTGATAGGTCCATTTCATTGGATGCGTGGAGAAGCGACTGTCGCCAGTTCTTTTGAAATTGATCATCCAAGTAGGGTTCATGGGGACTGAAGTCAATTTCAACTTCTCGCACTTCTTTGCCTCTGAACCAGTCATGTAATTGATCGACAGCCGAGTTCAACAAGGGAAGTGAGGGGGGGACGGGGCCATCTGTGATCTTTTCCTTCGGTGACTTCGTAAATTGCTTCCATTTACTAACTCGCGTTCCTCCTCGCCGAGATGTAACGGTATAGCCGCGACTTAGCAATTCCTCATAAACGATTTGTATAGTCGAGCGAGAGACACCTACCATGTGGGCAAGTTCGCGGGAAGGAATCAGTAATTGTCCTGGCGCCCAGATTCCGCTAGTAATATTATGAATCGCTTGATCAAGCAATTGCTGCCAGATCGGTCTCTTATCATCACGGATTACTTTCATCATCGCATATACCCCCAAATAGAAGCTCCAATCTCCAACCAATAATTAATATGGATTGCTTAAAAGCAGGATCTTTGGATGTTCTAACGCAATCCATTCATTGGTATACTACCGTAATAACGCTGGTATTTGCAATCTGGTCGTTGCCGCGCACTAGAAGACGATCGAAGTTAAGACAATTGAAGTGGGATGATGGTTATGATGAAAGGAGAGATGATTTCAAATGGATTCAGTTCGCTACAAGATCAGGGAATGCCAGGATCAAGAGAAAATTGAAAGTTTTCTTCTTCAAGCAAGAGTAGGGTATCTTGGAATGGTTGATGGAAATCTTCCTTATGTTGTACCGCTTAATTATGTATGGACAGAGGGGAAACTCTATTTTCACGGGGCAGGAGATGGAAGGCGCAATCAGGTCATGAGTGAAAATCCAGAGGTATGTTTTACGGTGTGTGAGGAATACGGAACGATCACGGATCCGGTTCCTGCCAAGACAGATACGGCATACATGAGCGTAATGATATTTGGACAAGCAGAGCCAATCACGGATTTGGACGAAGCCACTCATGTACTCCAAGAATTGATCAATAAATATGTACCCGGCTATTATAACCGTCCCTTATCGAAGCAGCATGTAGATAAGTATAGGTCGGCTGTATTCGGTGGACCGGTGCAAGTTTACCGCGTAATTCCACAACATGTGACAGCAAAACAAAGTCCTATCGAAGCAGAAAAAATGTATAGAAGTAACCCAAATGTCGGGAGAGAAATATAACGGCAAGATACCGTGAAGACCCGCGCTAAATTAGAAGGAATGCCCAGGACGATGCAATATGGTCCTGAGGCATTTTTTTGATGTTCATTTTATTATTTCCTAGCTCCTGTTGTACACTCTGGAAGAATGTCCGGATATCACTTATCATTAAGTCTGACGCATCGATTGCTGCAAAATGCGTACCTCTGTCGAATTCGTTCCAGTGTACTATGTTATTTGTTTACTCGGATACGGACCGGATGTCACAGTGCTTGAGCCTGCTTATGTGGCGGAGAAGATCGCTAGTCTAGCCGAGCAGAACTCAAACAACTATAAGGCCGGACGTGCGAACGTTAAATTAGAAGAGGTTATTCAGCTAAAAGACACTCAATTGCAGGAATGCATTTATCGGTGTGGAATATATCAGACATCGTAGTATTGATGACCAGGCGTATTCTAGATACGCCAAGACGTAGGAGGAGAACTACATGAAGTCGATCACCGTTCAAAGCCTTACGGAAAAATTCCATTTGGAAGTGCTTGCGGGAGCCAGCCGCATGGATCGTGTGATTACCCGTCCGCGAACGCATAGACCGGGGCTGGAGTTTGTCGGGTATTTTGATTTTTTTCCTATGGAACGGGTGCAAGTGCTGGGCCGCAAGGAAATTAACTATTTATTGACGCTAAGCGTTGAGGAACGCAAGCTGCATATCGGAAACATTGTCAAATATCATCCGCCTTGCTTCATTGTGACGGCAGGACAACAGGAGATTCCTTATCTGATCCTGTTCTGCGATCAGGAAGGCATACCACTACTACGGACGGCAGAGACGACAACGGAGTTTATCGCCAAGCTGGACAGTTATCTAGTGAAGACTCTTGCGCCGGAGCTGTCGATCCATGGCGTATGTGTAAATGTATCGGGCATAGGCATCCTGCTCAGGGGAAAATCCGGGATTGGTAAAAGCGAGACAGCCCACACGCTCATCCGAAGAGGTCACCGGTTCGTAGCGGACGATATTGTGGTGCTTAAGAAGTTAGGCCCAGCGACGCTTCTTGGCACGCATAATGAGACAACGCGCGAGTTCCTTGCGCTACGCAGCATTGGTCTGATCAATGTTGTACGCCAATATGGACGCAAGGCATTTCAGGACGAGACACGAATTGTACTCGACATTGAGTTAGCTCCATGGCAGGAAGACTCCCTCAACAATGAGCTTGAGGTAGTCCCGCAATTCACGGAATATCTCGGCGTCAAAATCCCGCATATCGAAGTCCAGCTTCAGCCTGGACGCGACGTAGCTGGTTTGATTGAAGCGGCGGCCAACAATTGGTATCTCAAGCAGCTAGGGTATAGCGCAGCCGAAGAGTTCATGCAGCGGATAGAGAACCAGATGCAGTAAATAAAGAAGGAGCCGGTATTTTCATCGGCTCCTTCTTTTTATTTAATTTGACTAGTTATTTAATAGCATTAACGGCTGCATCAAGTTGTGCCTGTACTGAAGCATTCACATAGGTCAAATTCAGAGTATAATCGGTGTCCGTTGCTTTCAATAAAAGAGTGATTATAGTGTTTCCTACGTTCCACTTGCTTATTAAGTAACCTCCGTTGTCAAGGGTCACTCGCTCTAGTGAGTCCTCATCGACAGTAATTGTATCTACTTCTGGTTCCCCGTAACTATTAATTAAACTGACGACCATGGCATCATAAATGCTGAGTAACTCGGCTTCATTATAACCAGAAATGACTGGGAGAAATCCTATTTTGGCCAGTTTGTTTTTATAAAATATATATAATTCTTCAGGGTCTTCAGGTTGGTCATGGAAGGTAAGAATATAAATATCGCCCTGACCTCCTTCATCAATAAGCAGCTTCTGACCGGAGACAGCTTTAACTTGATTCGGAGTTACTCCCCATGTCGGAAGGACGGCTGGGTCCGTAGGTTTGTCCCCGATCCAGGCGATGCCTGATGCTTTATCTACACCGATAGA contains:
- a CDS encoding amino acid permease, with protein sequence MAQQELKRELENRHVQLIAIGGTIGTGLFLGSGKAIQLAGPSIIFAYLIVGIAIFFVMRALGELLLSKAGYQSFTDIAEDYLGPRAAFVTGWTYWFCWIMTAMADIIAVGIYVQYWFDIPQWIPEVLCLVILLGLNLLTVKNFGELEFWFALIKVVTILALIAIGIILLVIGFKTDAGTVTVKNIWGHGGMFPNGITGFLLSFQMVVFAFVGVELVGVSAAETSDPEKNIPSAINKIPLRILFFYVGAIIALLCINPWTELSPAESPFVKTFALVGIPIAAGIINFVVLTSAASACNSGMFSTSRILYNLGKNDQAPSQFAKLNKNHVPRNGLLISTLVLSVGALLSKFIPEQAFGIVTTISAICFIWVWGVVLICHIKYKKTQPQLHEKSKFKAPFTPFINYVVLALFAIILIIMLFAEETRPALLLTPLWFILLFVLHYSNRRKRGN
- the hprK gene encoding HPr(Ser) kinase/phosphatase codes for the protein MKSITVQSLTEKFHLEVLAGASRMDRVITRPRTHRPGLEFVGYFDFFPMERVQVLGRKEINYLLTLSVEERKLHIGNIVKYHPPCFIVTAGQQEIPYLILFCDQEGIPLLRTAETTTEFIAKLDSYLVKTLAPELSIHGVCVNVSGIGILLRGKSGIGKSETAHTLIRRGHRFVADDIVVLKKLGPATLLGTHNETTREFLALRSIGLINVVRQYGRKAFQDETRIVLDIELAPWQEDSLNNELEVVPQFTEYLGVKIPHIEVQLQPGRDVAGLIEAAANNWYLKQLGYSAAEEFMQRIENQMQ
- a CDS encoding metallophosphoesterase, whose protein sequence is MILLIILFIAAVIYFFLIFPTQWLKVERVRYSCGIGARVLQISDLHVEKLRISPSRLTRVIINEAPDYVVLTGDFTQKSRYLSKVQRYAHAIVKPGIPVVAVLGNHDHRLKSTAFHQLIHILESMGIQVLINQSISVDNFQIVGIDDFGSNKSKVDQAFANVDPSKPILVLTHNPNLVLSMNRKYTYLMAGHIHGMQFNVPFLFPFIDKGRLAADGIIKGMHTGTHGQFYISKGIGQAGPNARFLIRSEVTLHELD
- a CDS encoding pyridoxamine 5'-phosphate oxidase family protein, coding for MDSVRYKIRECQDQEKIESFLLQARVGYLGMVDGNLPYVVPLNYVWTEGKLYFHGAGDGRRNQVMSENPEVCFTVCEEYGTITDPVPAKTDTAYMSVMIFGQAEPITDLDEATHVLQELINKYVPGYYNRPLSKQHVDKYRSAVFGGPVQVYRVIPQHVTAKQSPIEAEKMYRSNPNVGREI
- a CDS encoding S-layer homology domain-containing protein — translated: MNKKIWILFTALTVGLTSAVTIGSGVSEAQTSADFTDLKDLDAATKAKFDAMISAGIFNGVSDTSFGLKDEMNRAQFAKVAALIAGLNVNPNLTTSSFSDVTSDDPANGYALPYIEALKTAGITDGVGSGSFNPAGSVTKEQLATFLVRVLGQSAGVPSAPSVSDNTVSDWAKGYVQLALELKLLNNSSDGTFGGKEEATRQLLATGAFESAKTLEATRPLEVSGADFKAGNKLELTLSVGIDGSSIDLSKITINGVPLDPKLDSYMLSEDKKTIIITLHQGFKLDSSKAPTIVADGLKSLFGNAVKNEENKSIPVKITEPPVTPPVVTSAPSTSTPSTSTPSTPTPSTPTPTPTPTPTPTPTPTPTPTPTPTPTPTPTPTPTPTPTPTTAPTITFNAGETKRWNGEDSDTIHVSVNPGGFDTLYYMLTEELSDSPSVEEIKSNKQADRDIHIDKDIVPSKAYYLYIVATQGNLDSQVTKLTFYRTDPIIEDFTSIGTPIENSGSITVSPDYSGSEYDFYYLTTDQFAEAPSADYIINQGKLGTNNLEDGTVNIEGSFTASTRLYSVIVAHDPTLQGNIRSNVVVYIILVSE
- the pdxR gene encoding MocR-like pyridoxine biosynthesis transcription factor PdxR is translated as MMKVIRDDKRPIWQQLLDQAIHNITSGIWAPGQLLIPSRELAHMVGVSRSTIQIVYEELLSRGYTVTSRRGGTRVSKWKQFTKSPKEKITDGPVPPSLPLLNSAVDQLHDWFRGKEVREVEIDFSPHEPYLDDQFQKNWRQSLLHASNEMDLSSWAYGDPYGFTPLREQIQRYLSLERGIHIKTNQILLTSGAQHSIDLIAQSLLAEGDTVSVEDPGFPAAWMAMKYRRMNVVPVPVDEYGLVVEHIHPQSKLVFTTPSHQCAVGVVMTEPRRQQLLHRAAQERFWIIEDDYDSEFRYRGEPLPTLFSQASNNTLYLMSFSKMIAPGIRISAIVGSVEAIAQIAKVQELTYRHLPIMDQLTLTHFIKNGHFMRHMRRVRNVYRRRHEAMTKAIMVSGLGERFTLSGVETGLHMLLEAEDSYDEEAVTKLALQQGIRVYPLGPYCLESKRKGWVLGFAKVDEATIEQGIHRLAELIL
- a CDS encoding copper amine oxidase N-terminal domain-containing protein, which encodes MKKIVYLMIIGCLVISAGLFSFAPSTSAAAPVTYTLYIDGKILSSKYPTVVEGNTTLIPMKAVLTELNYNTAVDNKTKAITAKNSTGSFISVKAGSKKAKINGSETLLPASVKAMNGTTYIPISAVKLLTGKSIGVDKASGIAWIGDKPTDPAVLPTWGVTPNQVKAVSGQKLLIDEGGQGDIYILTFHDQPEDPEELYIFYKNKLAKIGFLPVISGYNEAELLSIYDAMVVSLINSYGEPEVDTITVDEDSLERVTLDNGGYLISKWNVGNTIITLLLKATDTDYTLNLTYVNASVQAQLDAAVNAIK